One Phycisphaerales bacterium genomic window carries:
- the lysS gene encoding lysine--tRNA ligase — translation MTDTATDHTPAQPEADNEFVRQRLANREAIAASGMKPYGVREDGLVELARAHELYDADADAAHQQAEADRKAKLKEDPSTDVPPAHDDRTRVRVAGRVVLHRDNGKLVWLNVRDATGDLQIAVSKRDCSEAGFELAKHTDLADIVVAEGPLMKTRAGELTIWAGDLRPGAKSIEPPPEKHAGLSDPEARFRRRYVDLWSNPEAMARLVLRGKIVRDVRAFMEERGFAEVETPVLQAQAGGAAARPFVTHLNALDMDLSLRIAPELYLKRLLVAGMPRVFEMSRNFRNEGLSRRHNPEFTSMEAYQAFGDAHTMLELAESMVRRLAEMVCADPAYQGLYPEATTKAMPWEGLEINYADPFVQVEYGDLFEKAVGCSMFDEAAVRKAAHEYTDAATTDHWLLVDRLFEDKAEPLIDKTRPTFVLHYPSATSPLTRPLEDRPELAGRWDLFIAGMEIGPAYTELNDPHIQEAKFRQQLAGAQADDNTFRTLDEDFLRALRVGMPPAGGIGLGIDRLAMLLTGGASLREVIPFPFMRPEA, via the coding sequence ATGACCGATACCGCCACAGATCACACGCCCGCCCAGCCAGAAGCCGACAACGAGTTCGTCCGCCAGCGGCTGGCCAACCGCGAGGCGATCGCCGCATCGGGCATGAAGCCCTACGGCGTGCGCGAGGACGGGCTGGTCGAACTCGCCCGCGCGCACGAGCTGTACGACGCCGATGCCGACGCCGCCCACCAGCAGGCCGAGGCCGATCGCAAGGCGAAGCTCAAGGAAGATCCCAGCACCGACGTGCCGCCCGCGCACGACGACCGCACGCGCGTGCGCGTGGCCGGCCGCGTGGTGCTGCATCGCGACAACGGCAAGCTGGTCTGGCTCAATGTGCGCGACGCCACCGGCGACCTGCAGATCGCCGTCAGCAAGCGCGATTGCAGCGAGGCGGGCTTCGAACTGGCCAAGCACACCGACCTGGCCGACATCGTGGTGGCCGAGGGTCCACTCATGAAGACCCGCGCAGGCGAGCTGACCATCTGGGCCGGCGACCTGCGCCCGGGCGCCAAGAGCATCGAGCCCCCGCCCGAGAAACACGCCGGCCTGAGCGACCCCGAGGCCCGCTTCCGCCGTCGCTACGTCGACCTGTGGTCCAACCCCGAGGCGATGGCCAGGCTCGTGTTGCGCGGCAAGATCGTGCGCGACGTACGCGCCTTCATGGAAGAGCGCGGCTTTGCCGAGGTCGAGACGCCCGTGCTCCAGGCCCAGGCCGGCGGCGCGGCGGCGCGTCCATTCGTCACGCACCTCAACGCGCTGGACATGGACCTCTCGCTGCGCATCGCGCCCGAGCTGTACCTCAAGCGCCTCCTGGTCGCCGGCATGCCGCGCGTTTTCGAGATGAGCCGCAACTTCCGGAACGAAGGCCTCAGCCGCCGGCACAACCCCGAGTTCACCTCGATGGAGGCCTACCAGGCCTTCGGCGACGCGCACACCATGCTCGAGCTGGCCGAGAGCATGGTCCGCCGCTTGGCCGAGATGGTCTGCGCCGATCCGGCGTACCAGGGCCTCTACCCCGAAGCAACAACGAAGGCCATGCCGTGGGAAGGGCTCGAGATCAACTACGCCGACCCGTTCGTGCAGGTCGAGTACGGCGACCTGTTCGAGAAGGCCGTGGGCTGCTCGATGTTCGACGAGGCGGCCGTCCGCAAGGCCGCGCACGAGTACACCGACGCGGCGACCACCGACCACTGGCTGCTGGTCGACCGCCTGTTCGAGGACAAGGCCGAGCCGTTGATCGACAAGACGCGCCCGACCTTCGTGCTGCACTACCCAAGCGCCACCAGCCCGCTCACGCGCCCGCTGGAAGATCGCCCCGAGCTGGCCGGCCGGTGGGACCTGTTCATCGCCGGCATGGAGATTGGCCCGGCCTACACCGAGCTGAACGATCCGCACATTCAGGAAGCCAAGTTCCGCCAGCAGCTTGCCGGCGCTCAGGCCGACGACAACACCTTCCGCACGCTGGACGAAGACTTCCTGCGCGCCCTGCGCGTGGGCATGCCCCCCGCCGGCGGCATCGGCCTTGGCATCGATCGCCTGGCGATGCTCTTGACCGGGGGCGCGAGCCTGCGGGAGGTCATCCCCTTCCCATTCATGCGACCCGAGGCGTAG
- the coaD gene encoding pantetheine-phosphate adenylyltransferase: protein MPGPHVAIYPGSFDPITFGHLDVIRRGRTLFDELVVAIGNNPSKPQLFTAEERAEMARALVARMCQEEPQHAPVRVEVFTGLTVDFAKAQGAAALLRGVRNLSDLQYEVQQAVTNRQLAGLETAFMVAGESFAYISSSLIKQIAAMGKDPDVLRSMVPEAVIEAMWAKRDHPLLARLRADHDPANDEG from the coding sequence ATGCCCGGCCCGCACGTTGCCATCTATCCGGGGTCTTTTGATCCGATAACCTTCGGCCACCTCGACGTCATCCGCCGCGGCCGCACGTTGTTCGATGAGCTGGTGGTGGCCATCGGGAATAACCCCAGCAAGCCCCAGCTCTTCACCGCCGAGGAGCGGGCCGAGATGGCCCGGGCCCTGGTCGCCCGGATGTGCCAGGAAGAGCCCCAGCACGCCCCGGTGCGGGTCGAGGTCTTCACCGGGCTCACGGTCGACTTCGCCAAGGCCCAGGGGGCTGCGGCCCTGCTTCGGGGCGTGCGGAACCTGTCGGACCTCCAGTATGAGGTGCAGCAGGCGGTGACCAACCGGCAGTTGGCCGGGCTGGAGACGGCCTTCATGGTGGCCGGCGAGAGCTTCGCGTACATCAGCAGCAGCCTGATCAAGCAGATCGCCGCGATGGGCAAGGACCCCGATGTGCTGCGGAGCATGGTGCCCGAGGCGGTCATCGAGGCGATGTGGGCCAAGCGCGACCACCCCCTGCTGGCTCGGCTGCGGGCCGATCACGACCCCGCCAACGACGAGGGATGA
- a CDS encoding Nif3-like dinuclear metal center hexameric protein, with protein MATVGDLIKALESFAPLRYAGDWDNVGLIVGSRTQALSGPVMLTIDLAPDVLEEARAAGASAILAYHPPIFHPIKSLTDDTAMGKMLLQAVTAGMSVVSPHSSLDAAPGGMCDWLCEAISGSKTEGSIAGDVRALTPHLEQPGSREIKIVTFVPHKDADQVRNALASAGAGIIGAYTACSFGVDGKGTFFANDDANPAVGEIGQLERVEELRLEMVCSKAALPIAMETLRQFHPYEEPAVDLYELLPEPVRHAGAGRRLVLDRPAAPAEIADRLKTFLGIPAVKVAAVDNDVHKPVRTVGVCPGAGASLRNHALAAGCDFFVTGEMTHHEALELLRKGAGVLLAGHTNTERGYLPRLRDRLIDLLPETECMVSTRDRTPFTWM; from the coding sequence ATGGCAACCGTGGGCGACCTGATCAAAGCGCTGGAGAGCTTCGCACCCTTGCGGTACGCGGGAGACTGGGACAACGTGGGCCTCATCGTGGGCTCGCGGACCCAGGCCCTCTCCGGACCCGTCATGCTGACCATCGACCTGGCGCCCGACGTGCTGGAGGAAGCCCGGGCGGCCGGGGCCTCGGCCATCTTGGCCTACCACCCGCCCATCTTCCACCCCATCAAGAGCCTGACCGACGACACGGCCATGGGCAAGATGCTGCTCCAGGCCGTCACGGCGGGCATGTCGGTGGTCAGCCCCCACAGCAGCCTGGACGCCGCCCCGGGGGGCATGTGCGACTGGCTGTGCGAGGCCATCAGCGGCTCGAAGACCGAGGGGAGCATCGCCGGCGACGTGCGTGCGCTGACCCCACACCTCGAGCAGCCCGGCAGCCGAGAGATCAAGATCGTCACCTTCGTGCCCCACAAGGACGCCGACCAGGTCCGCAACGCCCTGGCGTCGGCCGGCGCGGGCATCATCGGGGCCTACACGGCCTGCTCCTTCGGCGTGGACGGCAAGGGCACGTTCTTTGCCAACGACGACGCCAACCCGGCCGTCGGCGAGATCGGCCAGCTTGAGCGCGTCGAGGAGCTTCGCCTCGAGATGGTTTGCTCCAAGGCCGCCCTGCCCATCGCGATGGAGACCCTCCGCCAGTTCCACCCCTACGAGGAGCCGGCGGTGGACCTTTATGAGCTCTTGCCCGAGCCCGTGCGCCACGCCGGTGCGGGCCGGCGTTTGGTGCTCGACCGCCCCGCCGCCCCGGCCGAGATCGCCGACCGGCTCAAGACCTTCCTGGGCATCCCGGCCGTCAAGGTGGCCGCGGTTGATAACGACGTGCACAAGCCCGTGCGGACCGTGGGCGTGTGCCCCGGGGCAGGCGCGTCGCTGCGAAACCATGCCCTGGCGGCGGGCTGCGACTTCTTCGTGACCGGCGAGATGACCCACCACGAGGCCCTGGAGTTGCTCCGCAAGGGCGCGGGCGTGCTGCTGGCCGGCCACACCAACACCGAGCGCGGCTACCTCCCCCGCCTGCGCGACCGCCTGATCGATTTGCTGCCCGAGACCGAGTGCATGGTCTCGACGCGGGATCGCACGCCGTTTACGTGGATGTAG
- a CDS encoding ROK family protein: protein MSGTLLIGIDLGATGLRAGVVDANGRVVARHKQATPREPTACAQAIAGAVRRVAAETDVGRPNAVGIGVPGPVVGGTITAAINLDWRDVPLGELVQRELDAPAVLINDVNAAALAEQRLGAARGESDMIALWIGTGVGGGAVLGEKVYLGIEGVAVEAGHIIIDAHGPPGARTVEQCCSRRAIVRAVQAGIDRGEPSIVREATPEAVADAYRQGDALCVGVVDAALGLIGSAAASTCALLGPRVVVVGGALVEGIGPAVAEVVGRAANADAFPPGRTLSVRQSAFGDDAGLIGAALFAADTMSR, encoded by the coding sequence ATGAGCGGCACCTTGCTCATCGGCATCGATCTCGGCGCCACGGGCCTTCGCGCCGGCGTGGTTGATGCGAACGGGCGTGTTGTCGCTCGGCACAAGCAGGCAACCCCGAGGGAACCAACGGCCTGCGCTCAAGCGATCGCCGGCGCGGTGCGCCGCGTGGCGGCCGAGACGGACGTGGGACGACCGAATGCCGTGGGCATTGGCGTGCCGGGCCCGGTCGTTGGCGGCACCATCACCGCAGCCATCAACCTGGATTGGCGGGACGTGCCCCTGGGCGAACTGGTGCAACGCGAGCTGGATGCGCCGGCGGTGCTCATCAACGACGTGAACGCCGCCGCACTGGCCGAGCAACGCCTTGGCGCCGCCCGGGGTGAATCGGACATGATCGCCCTGTGGATCGGCACGGGCGTGGGCGGCGGCGCGGTGCTTGGGGAGAAAGTCTACCTGGGCATCGAAGGCGTCGCGGTCGAAGCGGGCCACATCATTATCGATGCCCACGGCCCGCCGGGCGCGCGGACGGTGGAACAGTGCTGCTCTCGCCGCGCCATCGTGCGTGCAGTGCAAGCGGGCATCGACCGGGGCGAGCCGAGCATCGTGCGCGAAGCGACGCCGGAAGCCGTCGCCGACGCGTATCGACAGGGCGATGCATTGTGCGTCGGGGTCGTCGACGCCGCGCTCGGGCTCATCGGCTCGGCGGCGGCCAGCACGTGCGCGTTGCTTGGGCCACGGGTGGTGGTGGTGGGGGGCGCGCTGGTCGAGGGCATCGGTCCGGCTGTTGCCGAAGTCGTGGGCCGGGCCGCGAATGCCGACGCCTTTCCGCCCGGGCGTACGCTCTCGGTACGCCAGAGCGCCTTCGGGGACGACGCGGGACTCATCGGAGCCGCGCTGTTCGCCGCCGATACAATGTCGCGATGA
- a CDS encoding amidohydrolase, producing the protein MTTTSTSDSTTIDQAIAADHERLVALRRDLHRNPELSNREHETAARIELELRELGLEVKTGLASNGTGVIAYLPATRETRQTVALRADIDALPIAEATGKPYASTNHGVMHACGHDGHTAILLGAARALARAGARPNNVLFVFQPAEEDGGGAEVMCQQGALRGADGGGLGEPVTRIFGLHGWPRMPLGTVGTRPGPLMASTDDFDVRIVGKGGHAAMPHLARDPILAASAVVVALQSIASRAVNPNDAGVITVGQFEAGTANNIIPESARLVGTIRALNDETRSLLGERFRAVAESTAAAHGCTAEIDWQPGYPVTSNDPVCAEHVLSVARRVLGDECVEVVPEASMGGEDFSYYGQAVPACFFLLGLAPPGADVDALPLLHQPGFDFNDDALPIGVRMMCELARSEV; encoded by the coding sequence ATGACGACGACCTCGACCAGCGATTCGACCACCATCGATCAGGCGATCGCCGCCGACCACGAGCGGCTCGTGGCCTTGAGACGCGACCTGCACCGAAACCCGGAGTTGAGCAACCGCGAGCACGAGACGGCCGCACGCATCGAGCTCGAGCTTCGCGAACTGGGCCTGGAGGTCAAGACCGGGCTGGCCAGCAACGGCACCGGCGTCATCGCCTATCTGCCCGCCACGCGTGAAACGCGCCAGACCGTCGCACTGCGCGCCGATATCGACGCGTTGCCCATCGCCGAAGCAACCGGCAAGCCCTACGCCTCGACGAACCACGGCGTTATGCACGCCTGTGGCCACGACGGGCATACGGCCATCCTGCTGGGCGCGGCGCGCGCCCTCGCTCGGGCAGGTGCGCGCCCGAACAATGTTCTGTTCGTTTTCCAGCCCGCCGAAGAAGACGGCGGCGGAGCCGAGGTCATGTGCCAGCAGGGGGCCTTGCGAGGTGCAGACGGCGGCGGCCTTGGCGAGCCGGTCACGCGCATCTTCGGCCTGCACGGCTGGCCGCGGATGCCCCTGGGCACGGTGGGCACGCGACCCGGGCCGTTGATGGCCAGCACCGACGACTTCGACGTGCGGATCGTGGGCAAGGGCGGGCATGCGGCGATGCCTCATCTGGCCCGCGACCCCATCCTTGCCGCCAGCGCAGTGGTGGTGGCGCTGCAGTCCATCGCGTCGCGCGCCGTGAATCCGAACGACGCGGGCGTCATCACCGTCGGTCAGTTCGAAGCCGGCACGGCCAACAACATCATTCCCGAGAGCGCCCGCCTGGTGGGCACCATCCGCGCGCTCAACGACGAAACCCGCTCGCTGCTGGGCGAGCGGTTCCGCGCCGTGGCCGAGTCGACCGCCGCGGCGCACGGTTGCACGGCAGAGATCGACTGGCAGCCTGGCTACCCGGTAACCAGCAACGATCCGGTGTGCGCCGAGCACGTGCTCTCGGTGGCCAGGCGTGTCCTGGGCGACGAATGCGTCGAAGTGGTGCCCGAGGCGAGCATGGGAGGCGAGGACTTCAGCTACTACGGCCAAGCGGTGCCGGCGTGCTTCTTCCTGCTCGGCCTCGCGCCGCCTGGCGCCGACGTCGACGCGCTCCCGCTGCTGCACCAGCCGGGCTTTGACTTCAACGACGATGCGCTGCCGATCGGCGTGCGGATGATGTGCGAGCTCGCACGGTCCGAGGTTTGA
- the dnaE gene encoding DNA polymerase III subunit alpha encodes MLITEDGEAMGTEAPKQDPNTSIEQALLDQLGSGFAHLHLHTEYSLLDGGNRIDRLADRIKELGTPAVAVTDHGNMFGAVAFYEACRKRGIRPILGVEAYVCPPGRPRQDRTYTGVSDGGYHLVLLAENITGWNNLMLLCSQAYLTGFYFKPRIDRELLEAHSSGLIAINGHLGSELGDHLLAYTRTKSQASWDAAEESIEWHKRVFADEGTGPRFYCEMQHHVQEQVSINPHVIELAKKHGVPLVCDNDSHFLRAEDHDAHDTLICISMGKNKHDQERLRYTPELYVKTPQQMRELFEGEYGEDGAEACDNTLRIAARCDVELPIGANHAPVVVVRTPDELPRHDEKQYGGFLTAWYKDYCSRFTLEPAADAGLDHGELNLQCDQALRLLAEGGMVWRYGPEITAHRHEYVEGADGTDVAREKAADADAFDKWARLNRELKILADKSISAYFLIVWDFVNWGRAKGIPALARGSGVGTMAGYVLGLSNACPVKYGLLFERFTDPDRSEYPDIDIDLCQDGRGDVIRYVREKYGHVAQIITFGTLKARAAVRDVARVLAISLPTADRLAKAIPEQLGMTLDKAEAEDPEWADIAAGKPAALAKINDKLPPEQHADRDTIQRLIANAKVMEGQARHASVHAAGVIVATRPLHELVPLYKQSGGGEDEAITQWDGPTCEKMGLLKMDFLGLRTLSVIERARSLITSAMDEDAIYAAVGREKGDGGPHPLDLDRLTYDNPKVFEMFARGDTTGVFQFESGGMRRLLMEMKPDRLEDLIAANALFRPGPMDLIPAYNKRKHGMEPVPKVHEIVDRFTAETYGVMVYQEQVMQIVHELGGIPLRAAYSLIKAISKKKEKIIEAERPKFVEGAGKKGLTRDKAEELFELILKFAGYGFNKSHSTGYAIVAYQTAYLKTYFPAPYMAAFLSFESQAQKVADWLPYLEDCKRTRVIDPKTGEVIRTGIDVAPPDVNLSGQDFEVVYAPDEPHDAQHGHIRFGLKAIKGAGGGAIEAIVNARQGEDGPEPFKDLFDFCERIPLRSVNKATIESLVKAGAFDTVHSREQRAAMVASIEQAVSAGQSAAADRAAGQGGLFGGGAAAEEAPSPALVNVEPWGEQETLKFEKDTLGFYVSSHPLEQWGPWIRAFASHELGQLAEVEQGRRVIAGVMVQSTRVIVARSGRSAGQKMGILTIEDTTGTADAVLFTDAYQRYAHLLEDDSPKFVLGRLDRSRGDAQIIVEQMTPIEAVPLEGGKMRLYVRDSRLNGSGPTALEQVHALAREHDASRKNGAPVDGPSSPLEVVVCIGGCEPVAVPSTNPARIRLEPEFISGVERVLGPMSARLFEGVAVEREDKRRNGYNRNARAG; translated from the coding sequence ATGCTGATCACGGAGGATGGCGAAGCCATGGGCACGGAAGCACCCAAGCAAGATCCAAACACATCCATCGAGCAGGCCTTGCTCGACCAGCTCGGCTCGGGCTTTGCCCACTTGCACCTGCACACCGAGTACTCGCTGCTGGACGGCGGCAACCGCATCGATCGCCTGGCCGATCGCATCAAGGAACTGGGCACGCCGGCCGTCGCTGTGACCGACCACGGCAACATGTTCGGCGCGGTGGCCTTCTACGAGGCATGCCGCAAGCGGGGCATCCGGCCCATCCTGGGCGTGGAGGCCTACGTCTGCCCGCCAGGCCGACCCCGGCAGGATCGCACGTACACCGGCGTGAGCGACGGCGGGTACCACCTCGTCTTGCTCGCCGAGAACATCACCGGCTGGAACAACCTGATGCTGCTGTGTAGCCAGGCGTACCTGACGGGCTTCTACTTCAAGCCGCGCATCGACCGCGAGCTGCTCGAGGCGCACAGCAGCGGGCTCATCGCCATCAACGGGCACCTGGGCAGCGAGCTTGGCGACCACCTGCTGGCGTACACGCGCACCAAGAGCCAGGCCTCGTGGGACGCGGCCGAAGAGAGCATCGAGTGGCACAAGCGGGTGTTCGCCGATGAGGGCACCGGGCCGCGATTCTACTGCGAGATGCAGCATCACGTGCAAGAGCAGGTGTCGATCAACCCGCACGTGATCGAGCTGGCGAAGAAGCACGGCGTGCCGCTGGTGTGCGACAACGACTCACACTTCCTGCGTGCCGAGGACCACGACGCGCACGACACGCTCATCTGCATCTCGATGGGCAAGAACAAGCACGATCAGGAGCGGCTGCGTTACACGCCCGAGCTGTACGTCAAGACGCCGCAGCAGATGCGCGAGCTGTTCGAGGGCGAGTACGGCGAGGACGGCGCCGAGGCGTGCGACAACACGCTGCGCATCGCGGCGCGGTGCGACGTCGAGTTGCCCATCGGCGCCAACCACGCGCCGGTGGTGGTCGTGCGCACGCCAGACGAGCTGCCCCGCCACGACGAGAAGCAGTATGGCGGTTTCCTGACGGCGTGGTACAAGGACTATTGTTCCAGGTTTACGCTCGAGCCGGCGGCCGATGCGGGGCTTGATCACGGCGAGCTCAACCTCCAGTGCGACCAGGCGTTGCGCTTGCTGGCCGAGGGCGGCATGGTGTGGCGGTATGGGCCGGAGATTACGGCCCATCGGCACGAGTACGTCGAGGGCGCCGATGGCACGGATGTGGCGCGTGAGAAGGCGGCCGATGCCGACGCGTTCGACAAGTGGGCCCGGCTGAACCGCGAGCTGAAGATCCTGGCCGACAAGAGCATCAGCGCATACTTCCTGATCGTGTGGGACTTCGTGAACTGGGGGCGGGCCAAGGGCATTCCGGCTTTGGCCCGTGGCTCGGGCGTGGGCACGATGGCGGGGTATGTGCTGGGCTTGTCCAACGCGTGCCCGGTGAAGTATGGCTTGCTGTTCGAGCGATTCACCGACCCGGACCGCAGCGAGTATCCCGATATCGATATCGACCTGTGCCAGGACGGCCGCGGCGACGTCATCCGCTACGTGCGCGAGAAGTACGGGCACGTGGCGCAGATCATCACGTTCGGAACGCTCAAGGCGCGGGCCGCGGTGCGCGACGTGGCGCGCGTGCTGGCGATCAGCCTGCCCACGGCGGATCGGCTTGCCAAGGCCATCCCCGAGCAGCTCGGCATGACGCTGGACAAGGCCGAGGCGGAGGACCCCGAGTGGGCGGATATCGCCGCCGGCAAGCCCGCTGCCCTGGCGAAGATCAACGACAAGCTGCCGCCCGAGCAGCATGCCGACAGGGACACCATCCAGCGGCTCATCGCCAACGCAAAGGTGATGGAGGGCCAGGCCCGGCACGCCAGCGTGCACGCGGCGGGCGTCATCGTTGCGACGCGGCCCTTGCACGAACTCGTACCGCTCTACAAGCAGAGCGGCGGCGGCGAGGACGAGGCCATCACGCAGTGGGACGGCCCCACCTGCGAGAAGATGGGCCTGCTGAAGATGGACTTCCTCGGCTTGCGCACGCTCAGCGTGATCGAGCGCGCGCGATCGCTCATAACCAGTGCGATGGACGAGGATGCGATCTACGCGGCCGTGGGCCGAGAGAAGGGTGACGGCGGGCCCCACCCGCTGGACCTGGACCGCCTGACGTACGACAATCCCAAGGTGTTCGAGATGTTCGCGCGCGGCGACACCACGGGCGTGTTCCAGTTCGAATCGGGCGGCATGCGGCGCCTGCTCATGGAGATGAAGCCAGACCGGCTGGAAGACCTCATCGCCGCCAACGCGCTGTTCCGCCCCGGGCCGATGGACCTGATCCCCGCGTACAACAAGCGCAAGCACGGCATGGAGCCCGTGCCCAAGGTGCACGAGATCGTCGATCGCTTCACCGCCGAGACCTACGGCGTGATGGTGTACCAGGAACAGGTGATGCAGATCGTCCACGAGCTGGGCGGCATCCCGCTTCGTGCGGCGTACTCGCTCATCAAGGCCATCAGCAAGAAGAAGGAAAAGATCATCGAGGCCGAGCGGCCCAAGTTCGTCGAGGGCGCCGGCAAGAAGGGCCTGACGCGCGACAAGGCCGAGGAACTGTTCGAGCTGATCCTCAAGTTCGCCGGCTATGGCTTCAACAAGAGTCACAGCACCGGCTACGCCATCGTGGCGTACCAGACGGCGTACCTGAAGACGTACTTCCCGGCGCCGTACATGGCGGCGTTCCTGAGCTTCGAGAGCCAGGCCCAGAAGGTGGCCGACTGGCTGCCCTACCTGGAAGACTGCAAGCGCACGCGCGTGATCGACCCCAAGACGGGCGAGGTCATTCGCACGGGTATCGACGTGGCCCCGCCCGACGTAAACCTGTCGGGCCAGGACTTCGAAGTGGTGTACGCGCCCGACGAGCCGCACGATGCCCAGCACGGGCACATCCGCTTCGGGCTCAAGGCCATCAAGGGCGCCGGCGGCGGCGCGATCGAGGCCATCGTGAACGCCCGGCAGGGTGAAGACGGGCCCGAGCCATTCAAGGACCTCTTCGACTTCTGCGAGCGCATCCCGCTGCGCAGCGTGAACAAGGCGACGATCGAGAGCCTCGTCAAGGCCGGCGCGTTCGACACCGTGCACTCGCGCGAGCAGCGGGCGGCGATGGTCGCGTCCATCGAGCAGGCCGTGAGCGCAGGCCAGAGCGCGGCGGCCGATCGGGCGGCCGGGCAGGGCGGGCTGTTCGGCGGCGGCGCGGCGGCGGAGGAAGCGCCCTCGCCCGCGCTCGTGAACGTCGAGCCCTGGGGCGAGCAGGAGACGCTGAAGTTCGAGAAGGACACGCTGGGCTTCTACGTGTCGAGCCATCCACTCGAGCAATGGGGCCCGTGGATCCGCGCGTTCGCCAGCCACGAGCTGGGGCAACTCGCCGAGGTGGAGCAGGGCCGCCGCGTGATCGCGGGGGTCATGGTGCAGAGCACCCGCGTGATCGTCGCGCGCAGCGGCCGCAGCGCGGGACAGAAGATGGGCATCCTCACGATCGAGGACACGACCGGGACGGCCGATGCCGTGCTCTTTACCGATGCCTACCAGCGCTACGCGCACCTGCTCGAGGACGATTCGCCCAAGTTCGTGCTTGGGCGGCTCGATCGCTCGCGCGGCGACGCGCAGATCATCGTCGAGCAGATGACGCCCATCGAGGCGGTGCCGCTCGAAGGCGGCAAGATGCGCCTCTACGTGCGCGACAGCCGTTTGAACGGCAGCGGGCCCACCGCCCTCGAGCAGGTCCACGCTCTCGCGCGTGAGCACGACGCCTCGCGGAAGAACGGGGCGCCCGTGGATGGGCCGTCGTCACCGCTGGAGGTCGTGGTGTGCATCGGCGGGTGCGAGCCCGTGGCCGTGCCCTCGACCAACCCGGCCCGCATCAGGCTCGAGCCCGAGTTCATCTCGGGCGTCGAGCGCGTGCTGGGACCGATGTCGGCAAGGCTCTTCGAGGGCGTGGCGGTCGAGCGCGAGGACAAGCGCCGCAACGGCTACAACCGCAACGCCCGTGCGGGCTGA
- a CDS encoding aminotransferase class IV has protein sequence MATVFLNGRLLRDDDPAASVSLSDAGFMHAVGLFETMTARRDGSGVRVVRVDEHVARLVDSSRHLGLASSLRADPLAEAVEHTAQAYFENNDAQVARLRLTVTGGDLNLVRREAERVGAGVQTPTVAIVAQPATVYPAALYEQGGMMVVADAKANPFDPTSGHKTLNYWWRLRELQNALAKGGTEALIFSMTNHVCGGSVSNVFAVKDGELMTPIARGEEAEVAGKGGAMPSAVLPGVTRAAVLGLAESQGIAISKRMLAIGDLLDADEVFCTNASFGLLAMTRIEGREIGDGSVGPVSRSLREALEEAGRG, from the coding sequence ATGGCAACCGTGTTTCTCAACGGAAGGCTGCTTCGGGACGATGATCCGGCCGCGAGCGTTTCGCTCTCGGACGCTGGCTTCATGCACGCGGTCGGGCTCTTCGAGACGATGACCGCCCGCCGCGATGGCTCGGGTGTCCGCGTCGTGCGGGTCGACGAGCACGTGGCGCGGCTCGTCGACTCGTCGCGGCACCTGGGCCTGGCCTCCTCGCTGCGGGCCGACCCGCTGGCGGAGGCCGTCGAGCACACGGCGCAGGCATACTTCGAGAACAACGACGCGCAGGTTGCCCGGCTGCGGCTGACGGTCACCGGTGGCGACCTGAACCTGGTGCGACGCGAGGCCGAGCGCGTGGGCGCGGGCGTGCAGACGCCCACGGTGGCGATCGTGGCGCAGCCGGCCACGGTCTATCCGGCGGCGCTGTACGAGCAGGGCGGCATGATGGTGGTGGCCGACGCCAAGGCGAACCCGTTCGATCCGACGTCGGGGCACAAGACGCTGAACTACTGGTGGCGGCTGCGCGAATTGCAGAATGCGCTGGCCAAGGGCGGGACCGAGGCACTGATCTTCAGCATGACCAATCACGTGTGCGGCGGGAGCGTCAGCAACGTGTTCGCCGTCAAGGATGGCGAGTTGATGACGCCCATCGCGCGCGGGGAAGAGGCCGAGGTTGCCGGCAAGGGCGGCGCGATGCCCAGCGCCGTGCTGCCCGGCGTGACGCGGGCGGCGGTTCTCGGGCTGGCCGAGTCTCAGGGCATCGCGATCAGCAAGCGCATGCTGGCCATCGGAGACCTGCTGGACGCCGACGAGGTGTTCTGCACGAACGCGAGCTTCGGCCTGCTGGCGATGACGCGCATCGAGGGACGCGAGATCGGTGATGGCTCGGTGGGGCCGGTCAGCCGATCGCTGCGGGAAGCGTTGGAAGAAGCCGGCAGGGGCTGA